Proteins encoded by one window of Gemmatimonadaceae bacterium:
- a CDS encoding OmpA family protein: MAKGGGKVVIVKKIKKGGHGHHGGSWKVAYADFVTAMMAFFMVMWILGMDEQTKKAIEGYFSSPVGFKKGYSSGSSPLSSGSSPAAVKREAVQIALRQLQAKRFEAVQAHLRGSMDSIAAIGKLRAKVEITVTRNGLRVELIEDESGDTFFPISSPVMTEMGHVALEAIAGELKGLENPIVIEGHTDAARYANKAYTNWELSADRANAARRILEGYGLDPTRITEVTGLADRQLKYPNEPLNPSNRRISILLPFLDPPSTPTVDQLQERIEEKQTKQS, encoded by the coding sequence GTGGCCAAGGGCGGCGGCAAGGTCGTCATCGTCAAGAAGATCAAGAAGGGCGGGCACGGCCATCATGGCGGGTCATGGAAGGTCGCCTACGCCGACTTCGTGACGGCGATGATGGCCTTCTTCATGGTGATGTGGATCCTGGGGATGGACGAGCAGACCAAGAAGGCCATCGAGGGATACTTCTCATCGCCCGTGGGGTTCAAGAAGGGCTACTCGTCAGGCTCGTCGCCGCTGTCGTCGGGGAGTTCGCCCGCAGCGGTCAAGCGCGAGGCCGTGCAGATCGCCCTCCGACAGCTGCAAGCCAAGCGCTTCGAGGCCGTGCAGGCGCACCTGCGGGGGAGCATGGACTCCATCGCGGCCATCGGGAAGCTGCGCGCCAAGGTGGAAATCACCGTCACGCGCAACGGGCTCCGCGTCGAGCTGATCGAGGACGAGTCGGGCGACACCTTCTTCCCCATCTCCTCGCCGGTCATGACCGAAATGGGGCACGTGGCGCTCGAGGCCATTGCCGGCGAGCTGAAGGGGCTCGAGAACCCGATCGTCATCGAGGGGCACACCGACGCCGCGCGGTACGCCAACAAGGCCTACACCAACTGGGAACTGTCGGCCGACCGCGCCAACGCCGCGCGGCGCATCCTCGAGGGATACGGCCTCGACCCGACGCGCATCACCGAGGTCACCGGACTCGCCGACCGGCAGCTCAAGTATCCCAACGAACCCCTCAATCCGTCCAACCGGCGGATCTCGATCCTCCTCCCCTTCCTCGATCCGCCGTCGACCCCGACGGTGGACCAGCTG